The region GCGGGCCGACTATCCAGCGGAGCAGCAAACAGATCGCTGTAATCGGCAGCCGGCATGCGCCGGTTCGCGGCTTCCAGCAATTTCAGCTCATAGTCGATGCTCTGCTCCGCCAGATGGACGATGTCGCCCGCGAAGCGCTCGACCGGCACCTCGAAGATACGCGCGAGCGCGGCGTCCGTGTCGGCAAGCCGGCACGCGAACAGGAAGACGTACAGGTGTGCGGCGTCGGCCGTGAAGATGTCACCCGCGCGTCGCGGCACGCAGCTTCGCAGCGCTTCGACGTGCGCGCTCTGCGGCAGCAGCGTCAACCTGACGAGCACGTGCGGCAATTGCAGCACGGCGCTGCGTTCGAGCACGGCGCGCACCCGTTCGCAGAATGTGCCGACCGGCAGATAGCCGAGCACGGCGTCGCTCAAGGCGGCGCTGAGCGCGCTTCGATAATCGGCGGCGATCGGCCGCGTGTGCAGTTGCCCTTGCAGCGATTGCAGCAGCGACTGGACCCGCGAGAACGGCAGATCGCGGCCGAGCACCAGGTTGGCGCCGAGCGCCAGAACCAGCAGTTCGTATTGATGGCGCAGCACTTCGCCGCGTTCGACGATCACGATCTTCAGCGCCCGCCCAGCCTGGCGGCGCAGCGCATGCACCGCCGCGCAGAGCGCTTCGAGCTGCGCGCCGCCGGCGTAATCGAGCACGACGGTCGCTGCCTGCGCGCCTGCGCACGCGGCAAGCACGGCGTTCTGATCGGCCAGCACTTCCCAGTTGGGCGGCACCCAGGCTTCGTGTCCGCGCACGACGGCGCGGCTGACCACCACCCGCTGTTCGTCGCGCGCGAGCAGTCCGTCGCCGCGCGCGACGCCGCTGCCGAGCGCATCCGGCGCGACGCTCAGACGGCCGCTCTCGGTAAAGCGCAGCGAGCGGACTTCGCCGGTCACGAGCGTGCGATCCGAGCGCCAGAAGTCGACATGCCACAACAGCTCGCCGTGCGTGCGCTCCATCCGCGCGACACCCGAGCACGCGGCATGAAATTCGTTGCGGCCGTGCTGGGCGGCGGCGCTCTCGGCCGTGGGCTCCGCGATAAGCCACTCAGCGCCGACGTGGTCAGCGTCGGCAGCGTCGGATGGCGAGCCGAGCAGCAACACCAGCGAGATGTTGCGCGCCGCGCACCAGTTCGCGAGCATGCGGCCTTCCCGCGCGAGCGCGACCGGGTCGTCCCAGTTGAACCAGCGCTCAGCGCCTTCGACGAAATACAGCGAGCGCGAACGGAAACCGAAGCGCTTGAGCGCGCGCAGACCGCCGAACACTTTGGCGAGCGCGACCGGCGCCGGCCCGTGCGCCGCCGCATCGGCGGCCCCGGCAGAGTCACTGCCGGCGGGCGGCATCGCGAGCACGCTCAGATTGCGCGGCCAGCCGCTCGCCGGGGCGTCGGCGCTGAAGCCGAGTTCGCGCAGGCGCCTGGCGACCTGCGCGCGTTCGCGTGCCAGCACCACCGTGACATCGCGCGCGCGTGCTTCGCGCGCGCTTTCCCAGATCAGTGCATCCGCCCCCGGCGTGCGCGCCGCCGCATAGATCGCGTAGAGCTTGCCGCCTTCGAGCGCGCACCATTCGCCGGGCAGCGCGTCGACGGCAAGCCGGCCTACCAGCGGCGCGCGGCGATGCGCCCCCGTTCGACGGACAGCTTGCAGCCAGCGTCGCACAAAGGCGCCGGCCGGCGTCGGCTTGGGTGGATTTGGAACAGTGCTCACGCTTTGGTTTCCCAGATCTCTTTGATTCGCCGTTCAATAGCTGGAGTAAAGGCGCACGGGCCTCGGCGACAGACTGTTGTCCTGCTTGCGTCCGTCGAAGGTGTAGCGCAGGTACAGCAGCGCGGAACTCGGTGCGTAGTCATGCGAACGGTCGATGCTCAGTTGCGCGCCCGCCACCAGGTACTTGTTGAAGCGATACTGCACGATCCCGCTCAGCCCGTACGAAAACGCGACGCCGCGCGTCGAACTGGCCGTATTGACGAGGCTGTCGAGGCCCGCCACTGAGCTAAGGCCATTGGGCAAACCGTTAGGGTAGTACGGCGAATCCTTCTCGTACGAATTCGACACGCCGACCGTCGCCGTCAGATCCCAGTTCAGCGCATCGCGCCGGCCGGCCCATTCGATCGGCACGCCGAGCGACAGGTAGCGCTGCGGGCTGTAATAGCCGCCCTGGCCAAACGAGTAGAAGCGCTGATTATTGGTGTAGTGCCAGAAGTTGCCGACCAGCCCGGTGCTCACGAGCGTATTGACGCGTTGATAGACCGGCACCGTGAAGCCGGTGCGCAAGGTGATCTCCTGGTTGCTCTCCACGCTGCGGCCGGTCAGTATCCCCGCGCCGACATCGGCGAACACGCTGGTTCTGCCGATATCGACCGCCGAATGAAGGTCGATGCCGTCGCGGCGCACCCCACCCCACACGGCGCCCGTCACCGGATCATGCATGCCCGCATACGAGAGCACACTGCTGGTCTGAGGGCGGCGCGATCCGTTGATCGAAAAGCTCGCCGGGCCCGCGTCGAACTGATAGCGCACGCCGCCGACCAGGTAATGCACGGGGAAGCCGAGCGGCGTGGTGCCGAGGTCGAAGCGCCATGCATCCGACGTGTAGCCGGCACCGAGCGCGACACCGGTCGCCGGCTGATGCAGATACGGCAGCTTCGCGGCTTGGGCCGCGAACGTCCCAGCCGGAATGTTGAGAGACTGCGCCAGCTTGTCGGCGGCGCCCAGCGTGCCGAACGTGTCGCGCGTAAACGCGTTGCCCTCGCTGACGTCGAGCGTCCCGGCATCGAGATGGACCGTATCGACGTGGGCAAAAAAGTGCCCGTCATAGCGATACGGAATCTGCGCATACACCGGCGCCTGCCATGCATGAAACTGCGAGATGCCGGGGTCGCCCGATTTATAGGCGGGCATCCACGCCGTCTCGATCTCCGGATTGCGGCGCTGCTGCAGATCGTCCAGTGCGGCTTGCGCCGGTGTGCCATTGGGGCCGGCCGTCACGCCCGCCGCGCGCTCCTGGGTCAGCGACAGACGGTACAGAGACGCGGCGCCCTCGTACTGGCCGAGGTCCTGGGCGATGCGGCCGCTTTGCACCGTCACGTCCGGCCGCGCCGGATACGCGACACGCAATGCCGAGGTAATCTGCTCCGCTTCCTGCGGACGGCGCAACGCGGCAAGACGGCGAGCCGCCGAGAGCCGCGTATCGACGTCGTCGGGCGCCGCGCCGTCGAGCACCGTGCGCACGAGATCGAGCGCGGTGCGACGATCGCCGCTCTGCTCCAGTACGCGCGCGAGCGCCAGTTGCGCGTCCGGATCGTTTGGTGAAGCCGCCAGCACGGGGGCCAGCGCGGCGCGCGCCGCAGCATAGTGTCCTTGCAGCCGTTCGAGATCGGCAACTTCGAACGCGTAGCGTTTATCGCGCCGGCCCGCCGGGCTGACGCGCTCGAGCAATTGCCGCGCGCCGGCGTAGTCCTGGCGATCGAGCGCCTCGTCGGTCTGACGCAGCACCGAACGCAACGCCTGATCTTCGAGGCGCGCGCTCTGCGCCGCGCTGAGTTGCGAGTCACGGCGCAGCTCGTCCAGCCACGCGTCGAGTGCGGCGTTGCGTCTGGCGCCGCCGAGCA is a window of Paraburkholderia sp. IMGN_8 DNA encoding:
- the bcsE gene encoding cellulose biosynthesis protein BcsE — encoded protein: MQAVRRTGAHRRAPLVGRLAVDALPGEWCALEGGKLYAIYAAARTPGADALIWESAREARARDVTVVLARERAQVARRLRELGFSADAPASGWPRNLSVLAMPPAGSDSAGAADAAAHGPAPVALAKVFGGLRALKRFGFRSRSLYFVEGAERWFNWDDPVALAREGRMLANWCAARNISLVLLLGSPSDAADADHVGAEWLIAEPTAESAAAQHGRNEFHAACSGVARMERTHGELLWHVDFWRSDRTLVTGEVRSLRFTESGRLSVAPDALGSGVARGDGLLARDEQRVVVSRAVVRGHEAWVPPNWEVLADQNAVLAACAGAQAATVVLDYAGGAQLEALCAAVHALRRQAGRALKIVIVERGEVLRHQYELLVLALGANLVLGRDLPFSRVQSLLQSLQGQLHTRPIAADYRSALSAALSDAVLGYLPVGTFCERVRAVLERSAVLQLPHVLVRLTLLPQSAHVEALRSCVPRRAGDIFTADAAHLYVFLFACRLADTDAALARIFEVPVERFAGDIVHLAEQSIDYELKLLEAANRRMPAADYSDLFAAPLDSRPATQAEAASAAQVPRRMKDVSTADQLAAVEQALAAASTEATDAVDGARRGEGAEVAEGTRAPHVPVPPPAFAVLRATPPPRRAERYAMPVRKKGSE